One Polaromonas naphthalenivorans CJ2 genomic region harbors:
- the repC gene encoding replication protein C, IncQ-type yields MKPKQNLDHIRHEPGHVLAPGLFRSLKKGDYKRLKLDIAYEFGKGERLEFKGAEPLGVPELRILQGLIGMAGPNGLLLTPEPKTESGQQLRLLLETKFDAIETNALVVKGSYRALAKTIGYADIENTKNIQESIERLWGVSVIARKGGKHMGFRLLSEYASDDADGRLYVALNPVLARAILGEAQHCRISLDEVRALKTDPARLMHQRLCGWIDIGKSGKTTIETLCGYIWLDEATPEAMKKRKQAVRRALKEMEALGWKVTEYINGKFEITRPEIG; encoded by the coding sequence ATGAAGCCTAAACAAAATCTTGACCATATCCGGCACGAGCCAGGGCACGTACTGGCGCCTGGACTGTTTCGCAGCCTCAAAAAAGGTGATTACAAACGGTTGAAGCTCGATATTGCCTATGAATTCGGCAAGGGTGAGCGGCTTGAGTTCAAGGGGGCTGAACCCCTTGGAGTGCCCGAACTGCGCATTTTGCAAGGACTGATTGGCATGGCTGGACCCAATGGCCTACTGCTGACGCCAGAGCCGAAAACCGAATCCGGCCAGCAATTGCGTTTGCTACTGGAAACCAAATTTGACGCGATCGAGACAAACGCATTGGTGGTTAAAGGGTCTTACCGGGCGCTGGCCAAGACCATTGGCTACGCAGATATTGAAAACACCAAAAACATTCAGGAATCAATCGAACGTCTTTGGGGGGTATCTGTCATCGCACGAAAGGGCGGAAAACACATGGGGTTTCGCTTGCTTTCTGAATACGCGTCCGACGACGCGGACGGCCGGTTGTATGTTGCACTGAATCCTGTGCTGGCCAGGGCGATCTTGGGCGAGGCCCAGCATTGCAGGATCAGCCTGGACGAGGTAAGGGCCTTAAAGACCGATCCAGCGCGATTGATGCATCAAAGACTCTGCGGCTGGATCGACATAGGAAAGTCCGGCAAGACGACGATTGAGACGCTTTGCGGGTACATCTGGCTCGATGAAGCCACCCCAGAAGCCATGAAAAAGCGCAAACAAGCAGTGAGGCGCGCACTGAAAGAGATGGAGGCTCTGGGCTGGAAAGTGACGGAATATATCAATGGGAAATTCGAGATTACACGACCAGAAATCGGATAA